One window of Methylococcus sp. EFPC2 genomic DNA carries:
- a CDS encoding TonB-dependent siderophore receptor, whose protein sequence is MLLGFSVVSNAQAYAADDARTIAELKAENEALKRLLQSKNAEEPKTLPLAPVAAPPDQQEQSGPLAAAGADGSATQGDAEVDTLNEVVVTGSRQTGIKARASASPVTVISSSTLKGTGQVNLIDALNKLEPSFYVPARSGDVGNLTRQVQLRQLGPNQTLVLINGKRRHSTAIVNASGTFAGATAVDLAQIPVSAIDHVEILKDGAAAQYGTDAIAGVVNIILKSANHGGSVTVGYGRYDQSDVNPQSKDNGQTENVAVNGGFKLGDADQGFLNLSAEWTDKDYTNNSGQHPTIKAANIPSPGWVNRIAGEPAYQLYDLGFNAGFKLTDDIELYGFGTAGHRKADAQQNFRRYNLLPAVYPTGFVPTIGIEETDLALTAGAKGAFLGDGRWDFSSTYGRDDADIIVEHSANQGLYRDKGFTPTKFENGTFKNSQWTTNLDLTKPVDVDFLPAPLNVAGGVEFRRETYQLIAGDAASRYKEGSQAFPGYQFSDARNESRHVEAIYVELGTKFTPEWQTSLAGRFEHYSDAGDTAIGKGSTRYDFNPRLAIRGTASSGFRAPTLAEQNFSATNVSPSFSNIQLAVNSPAAQLLGAPALKPEESSNFSVGLVFEPIQKVYASLDIYQINISDRIVNTGNLNGPAVRNAIAANGIFFQGSSANLNFFTNGVDTRTRGVDAAADWATEFDEYGRIKWNFTASYIDTKVTDIKNASAQLGGGALITPVIVSGLEDSNPKYKLSLAANYFISDWSFNARVTHYGESSQLTSDAGTGLAPFTRNTIKDTALLDLSVGYDLTSSLNFVVGANNVFDTHPNKTKPITRGSTNAAVYPTFSPYPVDGAFYYARATFHY, encoded by the coding sequence ATGCTGCTGGGATTTTCCGTCGTTTCAAATGCTCAGGCTTATGCGGCGGATGACGCACGCACCATCGCCGAGCTGAAAGCCGAGAACGAGGCCTTGAAGCGCTTGCTGCAATCGAAGAACGCCGAGGAGCCGAAGACGCTGCCGCTAGCCCCTGTAGCGGCGCCGCCCGATCAGCAGGAGCAGTCCGGGCCGCTCGCAGCAGCCGGAGCGGACGGCTCCGCGACGCAAGGCGATGCGGAGGTCGACACTCTGAATGAGGTCGTGGTGACCGGCTCGCGCCAGACTGGCATCAAGGCGCGCGCCAGTGCTTCGCCGGTCACCGTGATTTCTTCCAGCACATTGAAAGGAACCGGCCAGGTCAACCTGATCGACGCGCTCAACAAGCTCGAGCCGTCGTTTTATGTGCCGGCGCGCAGCGGAGACGTGGGCAATTTGACCCGACAAGTGCAGCTGCGCCAACTGGGGCCGAACCAGACCTTGGTGCTCATCAACGGCAAGCGCCGGCACTCCACGGCCATCGTCAATGCCTCGGGCACCTTCGCCGGCGCCACCGCGGTAGATCTCGCTCAGATACCGGTTTCCGCCATCGACCATGTCGAAATCCTCAAAGACGGCGCGGCCGCGCAGTACGGCACCGACGCTATCGCGGGCGTGGTCAACATCATCTTGAAGTCGGCCAACCATGGGGGCTCGGTGACGGTGGGCTATGGACGCTACGACCAGAGCGACGTCAATCCGCAAAGCAAGGACAACGGCCAGACCGAGAATGTCGCGGTAAACGGCGGGTTCAAGCTGGGCGATGCCGATCAGGGTTTTTTGAACCTGAGCGCGGAATGGACGGACAAGGATTACACCAATAATTCCGGCCAGCATCCCACCATCAAGGCCGCCAATATTCCCAGTCCGGGATGGGTGAACCGCATCGCCGGCGAGCCGGCTTACCAGCTTTACGATCTGGGATTCAATGCCGGATTCAAGCTGACCGACGACATCGAACTCTACGGCTTCGGCACGGCCGGTCACCGCAAGGCCGACGCCCAGCAGAACTTCCGGCGCTACAACCTGTTGCCGGCGGTCTACCCCACCGGTTTCGTGCCGACCATAGGCATAGAAGAAACGGATCTGGCACTCACCGCAGGTGCAAAAGGCGCTTTTCTGGGCGATGGACGGTGGGATTTCAGCAGCACTTACGGCCGCGACGACGCCGACATTATCGTGGAGCACTCGGCCAATCAGGGGCTGTATCGCGACAAGGGGTTCACCCCCACGAAGTTCGAGAACGGAACGTTCAAGAACAGCCAGTGGACCACCAACCTGGATTTGACCAAGCCGGTCGACGTGGATTTTCTGCCCGCGCCTTTGAACGTCGCTGGCGGCGTGGAATTCCGCCGCGAGACCTATCAACTGATTGCCGGCGATGCGGCGTCCCGCTACAAGGAGGGTTCGCAGGCCTTTCCCGGCTATCAGTTCAGCGACGCGCGCAACGAATCGCGGCATGTTGAAGCTATCTACGTCGAGCTGGGAACCAAATTCACCCCCGAATGGCAAACCTCACTCGCCGGCCGCTTCGAACATTACAGCGACGCCGGGGATACCGCCATCGGCAAGGGTTCGACCCGGTACGATTTCAATCCCCGCTTGGCCATACGCGGCACGGCCAGCTCGGGCTTCCGGGCGCCGACCCTGGCGGAGCAGAACTTTTCGGCCACCAACGTGAGCCCGAGTTTTTCCAATATCCAATTGGCGGTCAATTCACCCGCGGCCCAACTGCTTGGCGCCCCCGCCTTGAAGCCGGAAGAGTCGAGCAACTTCAGCGTGGGCTTGGTTTTCGAACCGATCCAGAAGGTTTACGCATCGCTCGATATCTACCAGATCAATATCTCCGACCGCATCGTCAATACCGGAAACCTGAACGGCCCGGCCGTGCGCAACGCTATCGCCGCCAACGGCATCTTTTTCCAGGGTTCGTCGGCCAATCTGAACTTCTTCACCAACGGGGTGGACACCCGCACGCGAGGGGTCGACGCCGCGGCGGATTGGGCTACGGAATTCGACGAGTACGGTCGCATCAAGTGGAATTTCACCGCGTCCTATATCGATACCAAGGTCACCGACATCAAGAACGCATCGGCCCAATTGGGCGGAGGCGCCTTGATTACCCCGGTGATCGTTTCGGGACTGGAAGACAGCAACCCGAAGTACAAGCTATCGCTCGCGGCGAATTATTTCATCAGCGACTGGAGCTTTAACGCGCGAGTGACGCATTACGGCGAGTCGTCGCAGCTGACGTCGGATGCTGGCACCGGCCTCGCCCCATTCACCCGCAATACGATCAAGGACACGGCTCTGCTCGATCTTTCTGTCGGCTACGATCTCACGTCCAGCCTGAACTTCGTGGTGGGCGCCAACAACGTCTTCGACACCCATCCCAACAAGACCAAGCCCATCACGCGGGGCTCGACCAACGCGGCCGTGTACCCGACCTTTTCGCCATACCCGGTTGATGGCGCGTTCTACTACGCCAGGGCCACGTTCCACTATTGA